A genomic segment from Candidatus Krumholzibacteriia bacterium encodes:
- a CDS encoding 3-oxoacid CoA-transferase subunit A, with amino-acid sequence MIDKRWNSVAEAVADIPDGATVMIGGFGEAGSPIELIHALIDQGARGLTVVNNNTGSGHVGLAALIDNERVAKMICSYPRTANSKVFPEQYRAGKVELELVPQGTLAERIRAGGAGIPAFYTATGVGTVLEEGKETREFDGRTYLMERGLRADFALVKARVADRYGNLLYNKTARNFAPIMCTAAGTTIVQTEQIVEAGEIDPECVVTPGIFVDRVVRVAEPLQESALVREGVRYP; translated from the coding sequence ATGATCGACAAGCGATGGAACTCGGTGGCCGAGGCCGTGGCCGACATTCCGGACGGGGCGACGGTGATGATCGGTGGATTCGGCGAGGCCGGAAGTCCGATCGAGCTGATCCACGCCCTGATCGACCAGGGAGCGCGCGGCCTCACCGTGGTCAACAACAACACGGGCAGTGGCCACGTCGGTCTGGCCGCGCTGATCGACAACGAGCGCGTGGCGAAGATGATCTGCTCGTATCCGCGCACGGCGAACTCGAAGGTCTTCCCCGAGCAGTACCGGGCCGGCAAGGTCGAACTCGAGCTGGTGCCCCAGGGCACGCTCGCCGAGCGCATCCGTGCCGGCGGCGCGGGGATCCCCGCCTTCTACACGGCCACCGGCGTGGGGACGGTGCTCGAGGAGGGCAAGGAGACCCGCGAGTTCGACGGCCGGACCTACCTCATGGAGCGGGGTCTGCGGGCCGACTTCGCCCTGGTCAAGGCACGCGTGGCCGACCGCTACGGCAATCTGCTGTACAACAAAACGGCGCGGAACTTCGCGCCGATCATGTGCACCGCGGCCGGGACGACGATCGTCCAGACCGAACAGATCGTCGAGGCCGGCGAGATCGATCCGGAGTGCGTGGTCACGCCCGGGATCTTCGTCGACCGCGTCGTCCGGGTGGCCGAGCCCTTGCAGGAGTCTGCACTGGTGCGGGAGGGGGTGCGCTACCCATGA
- a CDS encoding CDP-alcohol phosphatidyltransferase family protein: MRPEIVVVTSLVGLSLLSMAAYRFSAAGRARGRDATGRGGSFVLGFFVRDWFYWALRPVRWAAFASGASPFVFNLLGLAGGIASGVAFGLGHLPVGGALILLSGIADVLDGDVARRRGLVSDAGAFIDSTLDRFAELAVFVGLVVFYGSGPGVVLAVIALGGSLMVSYARARGESLGVLCKLGVLQRAERMLLLGLGPVLDPTLSHLLLGRDTGALTVGVLAVLAVGTTGTAVFRTVWIARRLGERG, translated from the coding sequence ATGAGACCCGAGATCGTGGTCGTGACGAGCCTGGTCGGACTCTCGCTGTTGAGCATGGCGGCGTACCGTTTCAGCGCTGCGGGCCGAGCCCGGGGGAGGGACGCCACGGGACGTGGCGGGTCGTTCGTACTCGGCTTCTTCGTGCGCGACTGGTTCTACTGGGCGCTGCGCCCGGTGCGATGGGCGGCATTCGCTTCCGGGGCGAGCCCATTCGTCTTCAACCTTCTCGGTCTTGCGGGTGGTATCGCGTCGGGCGTGGCATTCGGCCTCGGCCATCTGCCGGTCGGAGGGGCGCTGATCCTGCTGAGTGGGATCGCCGACGTCCTCGACGGGGACGTGGCCCGCCGCCGTGGATTGGTGTCGGACGCGGGCGCCTTCATCGACTCCACCCTCGATCGGTTCGCGGAGTTGGCCGTGTTCGTCGGCCTGGTGGTCTTCTACGGGTCGGGTCCCGGTGTGGTCCTCGCGGTGATCGCGTTGGGTGGTTCGCTCATGGTCAGCTACGCCCGCGCGCGCGGAGAGAGCCTGGGGGTGCTGTGCAAGCTCGGCGTCCTGCAGCGAGCCGAGCGCATGTTGCTGCTCGGGCTCGGTCCCGTGCTCGATCCCACGCTGTCGCACCTCCTCCTCGGTCGGGACACGGGAGCGCTCACCGTCGGCGTTCTGGCCGTCCTCGCCGTGGGCACGACGGGTACGGCAGTGTTTCGCACCGTGTGGATCGCCCGCCGACTGGGCGAACGTGGGTGA
- a CDS encoding lysophospholipid acyltransferase family protein gives MAALILRGVVGVVAGARIEVPAPVRGTTGTLILMNHQSLLDIPLGILAVRDRSPLIVTRRRYARGIPLVSHMLRLYDMPLVEPGSRTREQVDRLAEVARSAERPMVLFPEGHRTRDGGIRPFKRGGLEAILEQRTWETHVLVVDGFWRCGRLADYVSNIGGVRGRALRLGPFRFDPTVETASEFSDRMHVEMVEGLAGLRGSADSEAPGGSR, from the coding sequence GTGGCCGCGCTGATCCTGCGAGGTGTGGTCGGAGTGGTCGCCGGGGCCCGGATCGAGGTGCCCGCGCCGGTGCGAGGTACCACCGGGACGCTCATCCTCATGAATCATCAGTCCCTGCTGGACATACCCCTCGGCATTCTCGCGGTGCGGGATCGCTCGCCCCTGATCGTGACCAGACGACGCTACGCTCGGGGGATTCCCTTGGTTTCCCACATGTTGCGGCTGTACGACATGCCGTTGGTGGAGCCGGGATCGCGAACGAGGGAACAGGTCGACCGTCTCGCCGAAGTGGCCCGCTCCGCCGAGCGGCCCATGGTGCTGTTCCCCGAGGGACACCGCACTCGGGACGGCGGGATTCGACCGTTCAAGAGAGGTGGGCTCGAGGCGATCCTCGAGCAGCGGACCTGGGAGACCCACGTACTGGTGGTCGACGGATTCTGGCGCTGCGGCCGGCTCGCCGACTACGTGTCGAACATCGGCGGGGTCCGGGGCCGGGCGCTCCGTCTGGGTCCGTTCCGGTTCGACCCGACCGTGGAGACGGCCTCGGAGTTCTCCGATCGAATGCACGTGGAGATGGTCGAGGGTCTCGCCGGACTGCGAGGGTCGGCGGATTCCGAAGCACCCGGCGGGTCTCGATGA
- a CDS encoding aminotransferase class I/II-fold pyridoxal phosphate-dependent enzyme — MKPSRIPSRYEPPDSAVESNASAPGAAGQDAVPTPDDEDRARRFQDYDYSNFYSGTGNDPFDMLEPFDAWWQWARPAGYYQFGLPMRTAPGTRVDVDETKNHTTLKGLVNLASYNYLGLSYRPEVIEASVDAVRRYGLGASGSPILSGNLDLHERLRENLARFKAKEEVLLFPSGYAANLGLIAGLMRAGDLVVADQYSHTSIIDGIILSRAKARFFRHNDADDLDRKLGRADGKKLVVVEGVYSMDGDLARLPEIVEVARKHGARILIDEAHSGFLFGENGRGVAEHFGLDDEVDIHLGTFSKSLGGMGGFVAGSTQLINYLRGFARSRVFSCAIAPGVVAGLDRALDIARAEPELRFVLHDNADFLRNRLRDAGVDVGLSESQVIPILIRDDERIFSIVEDLLHEGVYLNPVRYPAVGKHRSRVRISVSAAHTRAELAEAADVITHVLRRYGLCN, encoded by the coding sequence ATGAAACCGTCAAGGATCCCCTCCCGATACGAGCCGCCCGATTCGGCGGTCGAGTCCAACGCATCCGCCCCCGGCGCGGCCGGCCAGGACGCCGTACCGACGCCCGACGACGAGGATCGCGCGCGCCGGTTCCAGGACTACGACTACAGCAACTTCTACTCGGGCACAGGGAACGATCCCTTCGACATGCTCGAGCCCTTCGACGCGTGGTGGCAATGGGCGCGGCCGGCGGGGTACTACCAGTTCGGCCTCCCGATGCGCACGGCACCCGGAACGAGGGTGGACGTCGACGAGACCAAGAATCACACCACCCTGAAGGGTCTCGTGAACCTGGCCAGCTACAACTACCTGGGTCTCTCCTACCGCCCGGAGGTGATCGAAGCCTCGGTCGACGCCGTACGCAGGTACGGCCTCGGCGCGTCCGGGTCTCCGATCCTGAGCGGCAACCTCGATCTGCACGAACGGCTGCGTGAGAACCTCGCCCGCTTCAAGGCGAAGGAGGAGGTCCTGCTGTTCCCGTCGGGTTATGCTGCGAATCTGGGACTCATCGCCGGCCTGATGCGCGCGGGAGACCTGGTGGTGGCCGACCAGTACTCGCACACGAGCATCATCGATGGAATCATCCTCTCACGCGCCAAGGCTCGATTCTTCCGCCACAACGACGCCGACGACCTGGACCGCAAACTCGGTCGCGCCGATGGCAAGAAGCTCGTGGTGGTCGAGGGCGTCTACTCGATGGACGGCGATCTCGCTCGGCTGCCCGAGATCGTGGAGGTCGCTCGCAAGCACGGTGCGCGCATCCTCATCGACGAGGCGCACTCCGGCTTCCTCTTCGGAGAGAACGGCCGTGGGGTCGCGGAGCACTTCGGCCTCGACGACGAGGTCGACATCCATCTCGGAACCTTTTCCAAGAGCCTCGGGGGCATGGGTGGCTTCGTTGCGGGCTCGACCCAGCTCATCAATTATCTTCGGGGGTTCGCGCGTTCGCGTGTGTTCTCCTGTGCGATCGCCCCCGGCGTCGTGGCCGGACTCGACCGGGCACTCGACATCGCTCGCGCCGAGCCCGAGCTCCGGTTCGTGCTCCACGACAACGCCGACTTCCTCCGCAATCGTCTGAGAGACGCCGGGGTCGACGTGGGCCTGTCGGAGTCGCAGGTGATTCCGATTCTGATCCGCGACGACGAGCGGATCTTCTCGATCGTCGAGGACCTTCTCCACGAGGGCGTGTACCTGAATCCGGTTCGCTATCCCGCCGTGGGAAAACACCGATCGCGGGTGCGGATCTCCGTCTCGGCGGCTCACACGCGCGCCGAGCTGGCCGAAGCGGCCGATGTCATCACTCACGTGCTGCGCAGGTACGGGCTATGCAATTGA
- a CDS encoding acetoacetate decarboxylase family protein, translating into MQLTKYRFSNAINAFFEMPTETAAELLPDHLQPLELRHQSSILAVTAFHFTESMVGDYHEVVLAVIVPPMVKAADVFPKSAYYPFVVGTSTSASREHAIERWHLPHYMADVHVDLVEKDGTVDVRVRDEDSPILDFRITAHKWSIVDQLYQCFMTDDSNRYRVDMHLHGRFTEHEDEQGRLTLHEHPMTELIFDQDVATHPFREMWMKDGMQVFEELETI; encoded by the coding sequence ATGCAATTGACGAAGTACAGGTTCTCGAACGCAATCAATGCCTTCTTCGAGATGCCGACCGAGACCGCGGCCGAGCTGTTGCCCGACCATCTCCAACCACTCGAGCTACGCCACCAGTCCTCGATCCTCGCGGTGACGGCGTTCCACTTCACCGAGAGCATGGTCGGCGACTACCACGAGGTCGTTCTCGCAGTGATCGTGCCCCCGATGGTCAAAGCCGCCGATGTCTTTCCGAAGTCGGCCTACTATCCCTTCGTCGTGGGGACCAGTACGTCGGCCTCTCGCGAGCATGCCATCGAACGGTGGCACCTCCCCCACTACATGGCCGACGTCCATGTCGACCTCGTAGAGAAGGATGGTACCGTCGACGTCCGTGTCCGTGACGAAGACAGTCCGATCCTCGACTTCCGGATCACGGCACACAAGTGGTCGATCGTCGACCAGCTGTACCAGTGCTTCATGACCGACGACTCGAATCGCTATCGGGTCGACATGCATCTGCACGGTCGCTTCACCGAACACGAAGACGAGCAAGGCCGACTCACGCTCCACGAGCATCCGATGACCGAGCTGATCTTCGACCAGGACGTCGCGACACACCCGTTCCGCGAGATGTGGATGAAGGACGGGATGCAGGTCTTCGAAGAGCTGGAAACGATCTAG
- a CDS encoding diacylglycerol kinase family protein: MSVFVIVNPAAGRGRREGRIASLRALLERALPDRREVFTTGPGQEADLVDHALTEGYDTIVAIGGDGTWSLVADRILRSGQRDVRLGLLPAGTGNDFGKSLGITSDRSEHVVRAIVERRTRRVDVGRAGGRYFLNVVGAGFDIAVIDDAAGLPFLHGDALYRASALRQLFRFSGLPLEIHANSCRPLVLDHLMLVVANANYFGGSFHIAPRARLDDGRLDAVSIANGGAFERARLFSLVGRGRHEGHPKVIIQQASRLEVRSEPGWRYEMDGEVYTCEGGRLEIESVPAALEIFVPEF; the protein is encoded by the coding sequence ATGTCGGTCTTCGTGATCGTCAACCCTGCCGCCGGCCGCGGACGGCGCGAGGGCCGGATCGCCAGTCTTCGAGCGCTCCTGGAGCGCGCGTTGCCCGACCGACGAGAGGTCTTCACCACGGGCCCCGGCCAGGAAGCCGACCTCGTGGATCACGCACTCACCGAGGGCTACGACACGATCGTGGCGATCGGCGGAGACGGCACGTGGAGCCTGGTCGCGGACCGCATTCTGAGATCGGGGCAGCGAGACGTGCGTCTCGGGCTGTTGCCCGCGGGCACGGGGAACGACTTCGGGAAGTCGCTGGGCATCACGTCCGATCGAAGCGAGCACGTGGTCCGGGCGATCGTCGAACGCCGAACGCGTCGGGTCGACGTAGGGCGCGCCGGAGGGCGATACTTCCTGAACGTGGTGGGAGCCGGCTTCGACATCGCCGTGATCGACGATGCGGCCGGTCTGCCTTTCCTGCATGGTGACGCCCTGTACCGAGCCTCCGCGTTGCGTCAACTCTTCCGCTTTTCGGGTCTCCCGCTGGAGATCCACGCGAACTCCTGCCGGCCACTCGTACTCGATCATCTCATGCTGGTGGTCGCCAACGCGAACTACTTCGGCGGATCGTTCCACATCGCGCCGCGTGCCCGACTCGACGACGGCCGTCTCGACGCCGTGAGCATCGCCAATGGGGGTGCATTCGAGCGAGCCCGCCTCTTCTCACTCGTCGGCCGAGGGCGACACGAGGGACATCCCAAAGTGATCATCCAACAGGCCTCTCGCCTCGAGGTGCGGTCCGAGCCGGGTTGGCGCTACGAGATGGACGGCGAAGTCTACACGTGCGAGGGTGGGCGGCTCGAGATCGAGTCGGTTCCCGCCGCGCTCGAGATCTTCGTACCCGAGTTCTGA
- a CDS encoding zinc-binding dehydrogenase codes for MRAVTFDGAIPRYLTTRATGRIASRWLSGPGRCTRLQEVPLPALPADDWVRVRTRLGGICGSDLDLVRLDVSPSTSPFSSFPFVVGHENVGVIQEVGPAVTGLRPGERVVVNPLLSCVPRGIEPPCRHCVGGHPARCQNFTEGRLPAGMLLGTTRSLGGSWGDAYVAHVSQVVRVPEQVGDRSAVLLEPLATVLSPVLDHPPAAGEQVLVIGGGSIGLLATAALRTVAPEARVTVLARHRFQAEHAERMGAHHIVVPRDADDYFRSLSDLSGGRLLHPILGPRVHVGGFDHSYVCVGNSGAVDDALRFTQAGGHVVLLGNVSRLPKVDWTPLWMKELTIRGSLCYGHHPHGGTTRHAFDTAMHLLTEGLRDTIDPLVTHVFPLRHFREALAYSMSRSRHRSIKVAFDLTEQ; via the coding sequence GTGAGAGCCGTGACCTTCGACGGAGCGATTCCACGATACCTGACCACGCGGGCAACTGGTCGGATCGCGTCGCGCTGGCTCTCCGGTCCCGGCCGCTGCACACGCCTGCAGGAGGTCCCGCTGCCCGCACTGCCGGCCGACGACTGGGTCCGGGTTCGCACTCGACTCGGAGGAATCTGCGGGAGCGACCTCGATCTGGTGCGGCTCGACGTCTCCCCTTCGACCTCACCCTTCTCTTCGTTCCCCTTCGTCGTCGGACACGAGAACGTGGGCGTGATCCAGGAGGTCGGTCCGGCCGTGACCGGTCTCCGACCGGGAGAACGCGTGGTGGTGAATCCGCTGCTCTCGTGCGTGCCGCGCGGAATCGAACCGCCGTGCCGTCATTGCGTGGGCGGGCACCCCGCGCGCTGCCAGAACTTCACCGAAGGCAGGCTCCCGGCCGGAATGCTCCTCGGCACGACGCGATCACTCGGGGGGAGTTGGGGCGACGCCTACGTCGCCCACGTCAGCCAGGTGGTCCGAGTGCCCGAACAGGTCGGTGATCGAAGCGCGGTCCTGCTCGAGCCGCTCGCAACGGTGTTGTCGCCCGTCCTCGACCACCCTCCCGCCGCCGGTGAGCAGGTACTGGTGATCGGGGGCGGCTCCATCGGTCTGCTCGCAACAGCCGCTCTCCGCACGGTCGCCCCCGAAGCCCGGGTCACCGTGCTCGCCCGGCACCGTTTCCAGGCCGAACACGCCGAACGCATGGGGGCCCATCACATCGTGGTGCCCCGCGACGCGGACGACTACTTCCGCTCGCTCTCGGACCTCTCGGGTGGTCGCCTGTTGCACCCCATCCTCGGCCCACGCGTCCACGTGGGTGGATTCGACCACAGCTACGTTTGCGTCGGGAACTCCGGGGCGGTCGACGACGCGCTCCGGTTCACGCAGGCGGGCGGACACGTGGTCCTACTGGGCAACGTCTCGCGACTCCCGAAGGTCGACTGGACACCGCTGTGGATGAAGGAGCTCACGATCCGCGGCAGCCTCTGCTACGGTCACCATCCCCACGGCGGCACGACCCGGCACGCTTTCGACACCGCAATGCATCTGCTCACCGAGGGACTCCGCGACACGATCGATCCACTCGTCACCCACGTATTCCCCCTCCGTCACTTCCGGGAAGCACTCGCGTACTCGATGTCCAGATCGCGGCATCGAAGTATCAAGGTGGCCTTCGACCTCACCGAGCAATGA
- a CDS encoding VTT domain-containing protein, with product MNALRRALFSRFVWMLVGLFALTILADLWLDAEGGASVVVERWGVWAPIAAFLLKTLTTMTPIGAVALAVFTGVIFPLWLAILINLASGIVGGIGMYYVWRQGNHEFDLQARLETLPGWMRRYAADNLLFLILLRFLPWAGGGLADMLAGAHRIPLRTQVWSLVLGYLPGSVIYALMGTGLLRLT from the coding sequence ATGAACGCACTTCGCCGGGCTCTCTTCTCTCGGTTCGTCTGGATGCTCGTGGGCCTGTTCGCCCTGACGATTCTCGCGGACCTCTGGCTCGATGCGGAAGGCGGCGCTTCGGTCGTGGTGGAGAGATGGGGAGTCTGGGCACCCATCGCCGCATTCCTGCTGAAGACACTCACCACGATGACACCGATCGGTGCCGTGGCGCTGGCCGTGTTCACCGGAGTGATCTTCCCCCTGTGGCTGGCGATCCTGATCAATCTCGCCAGTGGGATCGTCGGGGGCATCGGGATGTACTACGTGTGGCGGCAAGGGAACCACGAGTTCGACCTACAGGCTCGTCTCGAGACCCTTCCCGGGTGGATGCGGCGCTACGCTGCCGACAACCTTCTGTTCCTGATCCTCTTGCGCTTCCTGCCGTGGGCAGGCGGCGGCCTCGCCGACATGCTGGCCGGCGCGCATCGCATCCCCCTGCGGACACAGGTCTGGAGCCTCGTCCTCGGGTACCTTCCCGGTTCGGTGATCTACGCGCTCATGGGCACCGGACTCCTCCGTCTGACCTGA
- a CDS encoding YwiC-like family protein, whose protein sequence is MTASRNRDRGGRWQTIALPNEHGGWSFVGEPILLGLLLAPTWGGVALATAAVAAFLLRHPLRIVLRAREVSPRVRAARRFVVAYGVLLAAAAVVAAVLAPSLGVLIPIGLSAPLLLVQLGYDARGRSRDAMAELAGAAATGAFAAGMVLFAGWSLALALGVWSALAMKGLATVLYVRARLRLQRDAPVSRSLPVIAHVVGALVLWVETIGGVTPWTAPVGMGLLTLRAMAGLSRTSGRRPAKVVGLQELAFGVGYVLLVALGYRVG, encoded by the coding sequence ATGACGGCGTCTCGAAATCGCGACCGCGGGGGGCGCTGGCAGACCATCGCCCTGCCGAACGAACACGGAGGCTGGAGCTTCGTCGGTGAGCCGATCCTGCTGGGTCTGCTGCTCGCGCCGACCTGGGGCGGGGTGGCACTCGCGACGGCCGCCGTCGCCGCGTTCCTGCTGCGGCATCCGCTGCGGATCGTGCTGCGGGCGAGGGAGGTTTCGCCCCGTGTGCGCGCGGCCCGGCGATTCGTCGTCGCGTACGGCGTTCTCCTGGCCGCCGCGGCGGTCGTCGCTGCTGTTCTCGCGCCGTCGCTGGGCGTGCTGATCCCCATCGGCCTGTCCGCTCCGCTGCTGCTCGTCCAACTGGGGTACGACGCGCGCGGGCGCAGCCGCGACGCCATGGCCGAACTCGCCGGGGCCGCGGCGACCGGGGCCTTCGCTGCCGGCATGGTCCTCTTCGCCGGCTGGTCGCTCGCACTCGCCCTCGGCGTGTGGTCGGCGCTGGCCATGAAGGGTCTCGCGACCGTGCTGTACGTGCGGGCGCGGCTGCGGCTCCAGCGCGACGCACCGGTGTCGCGCTCGCTCCCGGTGATCGCGCACGTCGTCGGCGCCCTCGTGCTGTGGGTCGAAACGATCGGCGGGGTGACACCGTGGACGGCGCCGGTGGGCATGGGTCTGCTGACGCTCCGCGCGATGGCGGGTCTGTCCCGCACGAGCGGTCGAAGGCCGGCGAAGGTCGTCGGTCTGCAGGAATTGGCGTTCGGTGTGGGCTACGTGCTGCTGGTGGCGCTCGGTTACCGGGTCGGCTGA